The Dehalococcoidia bacterium genome contains a region encoding:
- a CDS encoding response regulator, producing the protein MKTILVVDDEPVIRSLASASLERDGWRVVPAADAASALAEIERAPPDLIFLDLGLPGMAGEDLARRLRADRRTASIPIVYLTGRRLEAADEADAVLTKPFTPAALRAFAANWL; encoded by the coding sequence ATGAAGACCATTCTCGTTGTGGACGACGAGCCCGTGATACGCTCGCTGGCCAGCGCCTCCCTCGAGCGGGACGGCTGGCGCGTGGTGCCGGCGGCCGACGCCGCCTCGGCCCTGGCCGAGATTGAGCGCGCCCCGCCCGACCTCATCTTCCTGGACCTCGGCCTGCCGGGGATGGCCGGCGAGGACCTTGCCCGCCGGTTGCGCGCCGACCGGCGCACCGCCTCCATCCCCATTGTCTACCTCACCGGCCGCCGGCTGGAGGCCGCGGACGAGGCGGACGCGGTCCTTACCAAGCCCTTCACGCCGGCCGCCTTGCGCGCCTTCG